The nucleotide window TCAATGTGATTTTTATATAGGAACAAGGTTCCTAGCTTTTCTCCACCTGCATCAATAGGTGAGATAACAGCTTTAAACTTATTTAATTCGTTTTGATCTTGTAAACCAATTGATTCTATCTCTATATTTTCTCTTGTATTGATTACAGATATAAAATTGTTACTTAATTGTTTATCTAAATATGATCCAATTGTAGTTTCTTCTAAATCCTTGATCATACCCATATCTTCATTTTGGAATAGACCAAGAACTTTCCCCTTTTTAGAAATAACCATTACATTGGCGTCGATAACATCTCCCAACATCTTACATATATCATTAAATATCACAGGTTGGAAGCCAGTTCTTTGTAGTAGGCTATTTACCTTCCTAATTTTTTCTAACAAATCAACGCTCATTTAAAAATTCACCTCATTTTAATCTTTCAAGTATTTTATTTTTGCTGTCATTCGAATTATGATTGACATAATGAATCTGAGAAACGATTAAATGTTTCTTTTGTTTAAAAGTTTCTAAATTGTTTTAATTTTTAAAAATATCACTTTTATTATATTATCATTTTTTATTACAAAATACAAGGGCAATTTTTAGTTTTTTTCCGCATAAATCTCATACTATAATCTACAGGATTGTTTACTTCAATTGCTTATTATTCTGTAATTGACGAACTTTCATACCCCAGATACAATATAAGATTCAAATTTAAAATGAAACTACAGCATATTGTATCTGGAGCATTACTTATATTTTAATCATCTTTGCCATCATTTTTGATAATGACATCGCATTCTTTATTATTACATTTTAATGTCTTAGCACCCTTTTCCACGAGTATATCGCCGCACTTTTCACATTTTTGATCAGTAGGCTTATTCCACGTCATGAACTCACATTCTGGGTTATTCTCACACCCATAGTAGCGTCTACCTTTTCGTGTTTTCTTAATAAGGATTTTACCATTACACTTTGGACAATGAGCATCTGTTTCCTCATAGTAAGGTTTTGTGTTTCTACAATCTGGGAAACCAGGACATGCTAAGAATTTACCATGTCGCCCAAATTTAATGACCATATTTCGACCACAATTTTCACAAATGACATCTGTCTCTTCATCTTGTATCTCTATCTTGTCTAATTTTTCTTCAGCGTCATTAATACATTCATCAAAAGAAGGATAGAAATCTCTTAGAACTTCTTTCCAAGGAATGTTACCTTCTTCAACCTCATCTAATTTATCTTCAAGATGAGCTGTGAAGTCAACATCAACTATATCTTTGAAATAATTTCTCATAATATCATTAACAACTTCACCAAGTTCTGTTGTACAAATAGCTTTACTTTCTTTAGTCACATAATATCGGGATAATAAAGTTGTAATGGTTGGTGCATAAGTACTTGGTCGACCTACACCCTTTTCCTCTAAAGTTTTTACCAATGAAGCTTCAGTAAATCTCGCTGGAGGTTGAGTGAAATGCTGCTTACCTTCTATATTAATGAGGTTCACTTGCATACCCTCTTCTAACTTATTCAAGATACCAAGCTTATGCTGTTCTTCACCATGGTCATAGACTTTCAGAAAACCATGGAATGCAATTGAAGATCCTGATGCATTAAATTGATAATCTTTAACAGCCAATTTAACACTATAGGTATTGTATTTAGCTGATTGCATTCTACTTGCAAGAAATCGGTTCCAAATAAGCTTATACAAGCGATACTGATCCCTAGAAAGTGACTCTTTAATACTATCAGGTTCTAAGTCTACATAAGTAGGTCGAATAGCTTCATGAGCATCCTGCATGTTTTTCTTATTTTTATATTGATTGTCATCACTCTTTACATATTCTTTCCCAAATTCATTTTCAATATAGGTACACGCTTCTTCATGAGCCTCTTTAGAAATTCGAGTCGAATCGGTACGTAAGTAAGTAATTAAACCGATTGATCCTTTCCCCTTAACATCAACACCTTCATAAAGCTGTTGAGCGATACGCATGGACTTTGAAGTTGTGAAATTTAAGTATTTTGAAGCTTCTTGCTGTAATGTACTCGTTGTAAAAGGAGGTGCAGATTTTTTAGTACGCTCCCCTTGCTTAACTTTAGATACCTTCCACCCTTCCCCTTCAATATCCTTCAAAATTTCATCAACTTGTGATTGAGATGCCAATTCAATCTTTTTACCATTTTTACTATGAAATTTTGCTTCGAATTTTTGTCTTTTATTTTTCAATGAATGCTCTGATTCAATTGTCCAATATTCTTCTTCGATAAAGTTTCTGATTTCTTCTTCGCGATCACATACTAATCTCAATGCAACAGATTGAACTCTTCCTGCTGATAGTCCCTTCTTTACTTTTTTCCATAAAAGCGGACTAATTTTATAACCTACAACCCGGTCTAAAACACGTCTTGCCTGTTGAGCATCAACACGACTCATGTCAATATCACGAGCCTGCTTGATGGAGTTCTTAACTGCTGTCTTCGTAATTTCATTGAATGTGATTCTCGCAACATTTTTATCTTCTAATCTTAAAGCAGTAATAAGATGCCATGAAATGGCCTCTCCTTCCCGGTCCGGGTCAGTTGCTAGATAGATCTTATCCACTTTTTTGGCATCTTTACGTAGCTTTGTTAAAAGTTCGCCTTTACCACGAATAGTTATATATTTGGGTTCAAAATCACTTTCAATGTCAACCCCCATTTGACTTTTTGGTAAGTCTCTTACATGACCATTTGAGGCTTCGACTTTATAGGAAGAACCTAAAAACTTTTTAATGGTTTTAGCTTTTGCTGGTGATTCCACAATTACTAAATATTTAGCCATAATAACCTCTCCCCTTTTGTCACATTTTTTTGATAAATCTTTTGCCAGGTAACTGTTCAATATATCCATCTAATTCTAGAATTGTAACAATATGCTGAATTTGAGTTATTGACATATTAGTTTTTGCACATAACACATCAATATGTAATGGTTCTAAACCTAGATTATCATAAATCATTTTTTCATCTTTTGCAAGTTCTATTTTTAATTTTGTCTGATAATTTTCATTTATTTTCGGATAATTCAGGTTAAAATCCAATAAAATATCTTCACTGGATGTTAGAACTTTAGCTCCCTGTTTAATGAGCCAATTAGCTCCTTCAGAAGTTTTTGATAGAATGCTCCCCGGAATTGCATAGACATCTAATCCCTGTTCCAAAGCATGATCTGCAGTTATTAAAGAACCACTTTTTAATGCTGCCTCAGCTACAATGAGAGCTCTACTCAGTCCACTGATAATTCTGTTTCGTCTTGGAAAATTTTTAGCTAGTGGTGGTGTTCCTAATGGAAATTCACTTATAACAGCACCATGCTCGGTAATAGAAGCCATAAGTTTATTATTTTCCTTAGGATAGCAGATATCTAAACCACATCCAAGAACTGCTATGGTTTTACCTCCACCTTCTATAGCACCATTATGCGCTGCGGTATCAATTCCTCGAGCCATTCCACTAACAACAGTTACACTTTTTTCGACGAGCTCTTTAGATATTTTATAAGCAACATACTTTCCATATTGGCTGCACCGTCTGGCTCCGACGATACCAACTTTTAGACTGTCGACAGGTATTTCTCCTTTGACATAGATAACTTGTGGCGGGTCATAAATATTTAATAAAGAATCTGGATATTTCTGATGATCAAAAGTTATATATTGGATCCCAAGATTCTGCAGCTTCTCTTCATAGGCTAATAAATCATCCAAATTTTTGTTTTCAAAAAGTAGATTTATGTCCCTTGGTAATAATTCTTTTACATGACTAAATCCTTCCCTATTTGCATTCCAAATATCCTCTAAATCTCCAAAGTGAGCCTGCAATTTTTTTATCTTTTTATACCCGATATTAGGAGTCTTGTTCAACCATAACCAAATTAAATCTCTTCTCATCGCATCTCCTTGAACAGAATCTCTTCATTAATAGAATAAAGAGATTCCCTTTCCCTATAAAATTTTCTTCCTCCAGTAGCTAGTTATAAATGTCTTATTTCTATTTTGTGTAGGTAACATTATTAACTTGATATCGTAGTGCAAATTTCCTACTCCAAAATATATTATATTATATAAAGAATAGTTTAATTTGTACAGCATATATTGAATTTTCTATAATTTTGCACATTTTTCATTACAATATTTTGTAACTTATGATATAATTAGTATTAATATTTTAGTATAGAAAAATTCTCATTTTGCTGAACCAAAATGATTCAGTAAAAAATTGTAATTATCTTTACTTGCTCGAAAATGTCACTTTTCGCGTAGAAATTTATTTCTCAACGTCAAGGAGGATTATCATGGTCAGCACCGTAAATAGTGCCACATTAATGGGGATTGATGCTACTATCGTAAAAGTAGAAGTTGATATCTCTGACGGCTTACCAACTTTTGATATTGTAGGACTTCCAGACTCATCTGTAAGAGAAGCTAAGGAACGTGTTAAATCCGCTATTAAAAACTCTGACTTTCGTTTTCCAATCAAACGACTAATCGTTAATCTATCACCTGCTGACATTCGTAAGGAAGGTCCAAGATTCGACTTACCTATTGCTATGGGTATTTTAAAAAGTTTAGATATTATCACTGAGGATTTAAGTCATCAGCTATTTGTTGGTGAGCTTTCATTAGAAGGTCACATAAGACCAGTGAACGGGATTCTTCCTATTATAAATAGCGCCTACAAAAATGGTATAACGGAATGCATAGTTCCTCTAGACAATGCAGAGGAGGCTGCAGTATTAGAGCATATGAGTATTATAGGTGTAAACAACCTACAGCAATTAGTCAACCATCTTAATAAAAAACTCCTCATCTCTCCAACAACTCTAGATCCTGGGAAATTACTTAATCATACTGAAAATCATCCACTTGATTTTTCTGACGTAAAAGGTCAGCAACATGTTAAAAGAGCCTTAGAAATTGCAGTCAGCGGTTATCATAATTTACTATTAATAGGCCCCCCTGGCTCTGGTAAAACTATGATGGCTAAAAGAGTTCCTAGCATTATGCCTGATCTTTCTTTAGAAGAAAGTATTGAAATCACAAAAATATATAGTACTGCCAATCAATTACCAGCAAATCAATCACTTATTAGTAATAGACCTTTTAGAGCACCTCATCACACTGTTTCATCTTCAGCTTTAGTCGGTGGCGGTTCTTACCCCAAACCTGGAGAAGTTAGCCTTGCCCATGGAGGTGTATTGTTTCTAGATGAAGTAGCAGAATTTCCAAAATCTGCTCTAGAAGTCTTAAGACAACCCATAGAAGATAAAATTGTCACTATTTCCCGTGTGCAAGCTACCTATACATATCCCTCAGATTTTATGCTTGTTTTAAGTTTAAACCCATGCCCTTGCGGTTATTTCCCTGATCAAGAACGCTGTCATTGTACCCCTCTTCAGATTAAAAGATACTTGAGTAAACTTTCCGGTCCCCTTCTAGATCGAATTGACCTCCACGTGGAAGCTGCTAATATAGACTATTCAGATTTACATCAAGATGGGACAACTGAATCCTCTCAATCTATTAAAGAAAGGGTATTAAATGCCCATCAACTTCAAAAAGAACGCTATCGGAGTGAAAATATCATATTTAATAGTCAGCTCTCCCCTAAAATGCTAGAAAGATATTGCAAACTGAATGAATCAAGTCAAAAAATATTGGAGCGTGTTTTTAAATCTATGAAGCTAAGTGCTAGAGCTTATCACCGTATTATTAAAATAGCTCGTACCATTGCAGACTTGGATCTATCAGAGACTATAAACACCCATCATATAACAGAAGCTATCCAATACCGCTCCCTGGATAAGAAGTATTGGAATTAAAAAAAAGCCCATGAGTGGCTGAAATCATCCACATATGGGCTTACATAGTGTTTAAAAATTAATATATTATTATTTGCTTTTATTTTTTATGGATGTCTTTAGATACTCTTTTTTCTTAACCGTTAGTTTAATGTATTGTTCCTGATTGATCTTCCCCTGTTTAAATAGTTTATCTGCCACACCTATGAATTTTTCGCATAGACCTTGATGTTCAAAATTTCCACTCCGCCCCCTCCCTCTAGATATAAATACATCTAATTTTTAGTATGTTTTTATAGGATATAGGATAATCGTGATAAAATTGCGTTGATTATAAGCATTGTCATCTGTATTACTTTCTATAAATAATAACATCAAACAAATAGTTATTCATGTCCTTTGTATAAACCACGTATTGATTTTCAGATTGTTGAATAAGCACGTCTTCTTTTGATAAATCCCTGCTGTTTAATTCTTGCATTAAATAATAATCT belongs to Vallitalea okinawensis and includes:
- the codY gene encoding GTP-sensing pleiotropic transcriptional regulator CodY — translated: MSVDLLEKIRKVNSLLQRTGFQPVIFNDICKMLGDVIDANVMVISKKGKVLGLFQNEDMGMIKDLEETTIGSYLDKQLSNNFISVINTRENIEIESIGLQDQNELNKFKAVISPIDAGGEKLGTLFLYKNHIEFDVEDIIMVEYAATVVGLEIIRSINEESAEEIRKSTIVKSAIGTLSYSELEAILHIFEELDGMEGLLVASKIADRVGITRSVIVNALRKFESAGVIESRSLGMKGTYIKVLNEVLLDELDKMRR
- the topA gene encoding type I DNA topoisomerase, whose translation is MAKYLVIVESPAKAKTIKKFLGSSYKVEASNGHVRDLPKSQMGVDIESDFEPKYITIRGKGELLTKLRKDAKKVDKIYLATDPDREGEAISWHLITALRLEDKNVARITFNEITKTAVKNSIKQARDIDMSRVDAQQARRVLDRVVGYKISPLLWKKVKKGLSAGRVQSVALRLVCDREEEIRNFIEEEYWTIESEHSLKNKRQKFEAKFHSKNGKKIELASQSQVDEILKDIEGEGWKVSKVKQGERTKKSAPPFTTSTLQQEASKYLNFTTSKSMRIAQQLYEGVDVKGKGSIGLITYLRTDSTRISKEAHEEACTYIENEFGKEYVKSDDNQYKNKKNMQDAHEAIRPTYVDLEPDSIKESLSRDQYRLYKLIWNRFLASRMQSAKYNTYSVKLAVKDYQFNASGSSIAFHGFLKVYDHGEEQHKLGILNKLEEGMQVNLINIEGKQHFTQPPARFTEASLVKTLEEKGVGRPSTYAPTITTLLSRYYVTKESKAICTTELGEVVNDIMRNYFKDIVDVDFTAHLEDKLDEVEEGNIPWKEVLRDFYPSFDECINDAEEKLDKIEIQDEETDVICENCGRNMVIKFGRHGKFLACPGFPDCRNTKPYYEETDAHCPKCNGKILIKKTRKGRRYYGCENNPECEFMTWNKPTDQKCEKCGDILVEKGAKTLKCNNKECDVIIKNDGKDD
- the dprA gene encoding DNA-processing protein DprA; protein product: MRRDLIWLWLNKTPNIGYKKIKKLQAHFGDLEDIWNANREGFSHVKELLPRDINLLFENKNLDDLLAYEEKLQNLGIQYITFDHQKYPDSLLNIYDPPQVIYVKGEIPVDSLKVGIVGARRCSQYGKYVAYKISKELVEKSVTVVSGMARGIDTAAHNGAIEGGGKTIAVLGCGLDICYPKENNKLMASITEHGAVISEFPLGTPPLAKNFPRRNRIISGLSRALIVAEAALKSGSLITADHALEQGLDVYAIPGSILSKTSEGANWLIKQGAKVLTSSEDILLDFNLNYPKINENYQTKLKIELAKDEKMIYDNLGLEPLHIDVLCAKTNMSITQIQHIVTILELDGYIEQLPGKRFIKKM
- a CDS encoding YifB family Mg chelatase-like AAA ATPase, translating into MVSTVNSATLMGIDATIVKVEVDISDGLPTFDIVGLPDSSVREAKERVKSAIKNSDFRFPIKRLIVNLSPADIRKEGPRFDLPIAMGILKSLDIITEDLSHQLFVGELSLEGHIRPVNGILPIINSAYKNGITECIVPLDNAEEAAVLEHMSIIGVNNLQQLVNHLNKKLLISPTTLDPGKLLNHTENHPLDFSDVKGQQHVKRALEIAVSGYHNLLLIGPPGSGKTMMAKRVPSIMPDLSLEESIEITKIYSTANQLPANQSLISNRPFRAPHHTVSSSALVGGGSYPKPGEVSLAHGGVLFLDEVAEFPKSALEVLRQPIEDKIVTISRVQATYTYPSDFMLVLSLNPCPCGYFPDQERCHCTPLQIKRYLSKLSGPLLDRIDLHVEAANIDYSDLHQDGTTESSQSIKERVLNAHQLQKERYRSENIIFNSQLSPKMLERYCKLNESSQKILERVFKSMKLSARAYHRIIKIARTIADLDLSETINTHHITEAIQYRSLDKKYWN